The sequence GCTgtttccctggatcccagcccgCCCGGCCTCTCCCCCCCAGCTGGATGGGTACCAGCACATTCCTGTGCCAGCTGAACCTTCCCTGGAGCTGGGGGCGGCTAGCACCAGGAGAGACATCTCCCATCCTCTCCCCCGCACAGGTCGGGGGcgatgctgggggtgggggggttcgttcagcagggagggagaggggtcaGCACAGCCTGAAAGCCAGgcacacagaccccccccccaactctagGCCTGTTCGCTCATATACTAAGCCCCTTGTTCCCACACCACACTCCCAGCGggggctctaaccactagaccccatgcCGCTGAGTTGCTGCCCTCCCACCAACAGGCTGTTCCCCCTTCAAAGctctgggccgggggagggactcCTCACCTCCAGGCAGCTTTGCAATGGAGCAGGGAAACAGCTACCAAATTCCCCGCCCCCAAAATAAACCCACTTCTCTGCTgccgagatgcagccacctctggggcagagcaggtgcATAACACTGTGGAAAGAGCACCCCCTCACCATGCAGCACAGGGCCCCACCTGCAGCTGGCGAGAGCGCCCCCCCCACCACTTTCCACCCAGCCGAGGGCAAAGCCCTGGTCACCCTGGGCCCATTCAGACCCTGCCAATGCCTCCCTTAACAGCATGGGCTTGGTCTGATCCGCTGCCTGGGGAACCGCCCGCCACATTATCCTGAGGTTAAAGCCCAAGCAGGGGACAGAGGAGCCACAACTCCTGGGTTTCattcctcccctcccagaaccagagggttagagcaggggggctgggagccaggacccctgggttccatccccagctctggcaggggagtggggtctggtgggtcagagcagggggaaggggaggagacgCTACTTCCCAGGGCGGCCTTCCCAGTTATCAGCCAGTCACTTCTCTCCACTCCAGCACCCTCCTGTCAGCAGCTACAAGCCGTAGAAGATCAGGCCTGGAGCAGATGGAGAGATGCATTTGAAAGCACTAATGGTGAGGGGGTGAAGGGAGCGGAAAAACCAGTCCCTGCAGCGGGCTTCAGATAGATCCCCCCCCTCCAGGGAGCACCACAGGCCATTGCTACGTACAAAAAATCTCAAGATACTTTATTCGTCATCTATAAAAACAAGCAGATGCTATGAAAAATATCCAAGGACTATGTAGGACACATGCAAAGGTTAAAACTAGGCAACCCAACTTCCATCCTCCTCTAGAGGCAGAGACTAGGCTTGGGGTGCTCTatttgaccccccccccaaagataACCCTCTAATTTCCAGCGATCAGCCCTccgagggggcagggcctcggagggGAGAACGGGGCCGGAGAGGAGCCGGGCTGGGGTGTGAGACGACCCACATCTGAGGGGAGAAGAGCTGGAAGGCAGCAGGATGCTGGCGGACCGTGTGGGCTGAGGACCATTGCAGCGTGGTGGGGCCCAGAAGCTAAGGTGAAGCCACCAGgaatggcagagaccctgggtctGGCAGCTTAGCTTCCGTCTTCCCTCCACGCTGCAGACGCGGTCCCAGCACCCACCCAGCGAGCTTCGCACCTGGGAGcctgctgtggggatggggccccccgccctctgcccacccccaccgAGCGGCCCCTCAGACGTAGTTCTTGCTGGGGTAGTCACTGCGGGGCTGGGAGGCGGCGGCCGTGTAGCGGGCGCTGTAGTTGGGGTTCTTCTCGGGACAGGAGCAGCAAAGCAGAGCCCCCCCGAGAACCAGCAGGGCCGCGGCGGCCCAGCCGACGTAGAGCGAGGCCCCCAGCTCCCGCTTCTGGGCTTCGGACACCAGCGGGTTGTAGAAGTCCCGGATGATGGTGTTGGCCGACCAGCACACGGGGATGAGGCAGAGGATGCCGGAGACCACGAAGACGGCGCCGGAGACGATCATGAGCCGCGCCTTGGCGCCCTCGTCCTCCACGCAGTTGGTGCACTTGGCGCCCACGACGCTCGCCAGCAGGGCCAGCAGGGCCAGCAGCACCGAGATGACCGTGAGGGCGCGGGCGGCCTGCAGGTCCTGGGGCAGCGCCAACATGGAGTCGTAGACCTTGCACTGCATCTGGCCCGTGCTCTGCACGATGCAGTTCATCCACAGCCCCTCCCAGATGGTCTGCGCCGTCACGATGTTGTTGCCGATGAAGGCCGTCACCTTCCACGTGGGCAGGGCGCAGGAGATGATGGAGCCCAGCCAGCCCACCACCGAGAGCGCCATGCCCAAGATCTGGAGACCCGCTGAAGCCATGATTGGGTGGGAAGGCGCCTGCcgggagagagggggtggggaggaggtaagAAGAACtcaacacggtgggggggccccCGCAGGAGGTCTGcggggatctggccccacagcATTCAAGAGACCCTGCTTTGCAATTTCACCCTCAGTGGGACTTGGGGCTGGGCCCTCGTGTGAAGTGGATACTGAAGGACCTTCAGTTGGACCAGCCAGGAAGGGCAGCAGCCCCCATAACTCCTGAAGGTGTCTTGGCTCACCCGCCCCCACCTGGGGCGGGATCACCCCCAACAGTGCCCTCACCTGCCCCCCCATGTCCCACTGGAAGGGGCTTGCACCCCTTCaagatttccccctcccacaacGGCTGCCCTGAAGTGACCCCAAGATGGGGGCTTGGGGGCGGGtggcaatgggggcaggggaacatCTCCGGCCCACGCCTGCCACTAGTCCggttctccttcccctccttggCCATTTCTCAGTGAGTCACCACCTGGCCCGGATCCCCACCTCCATCAACTCGTGGCAACTTCCCTCCGAAACTTGGCTTCTACAACCCAACTGGCTCCCGCCGTGGGAACCATCCTGCCCCAGGGTGGGATGGGGCATCTCGCTGTCCCACTGCCTTGATCCCACCCCAGGCTTCCCCCCTCCCGGCCTGAGCCTCATCAGCCCggggtcccccacccccagcgggGGCAGGGAGAGCCAAGGAGGGCAAGCgccccccagggccagctgcgtCTGCGCCCCAGGCTCAGGGCTGAGCAAGGCTTTTGGGGGGGCCCCCCCATCTGCTGGCAGCTGTAGAGCGTGTGACGGAGAAGTGCTCAGACGTGACCCCAAGGGGGAGATGCAgccgtgtgtgtgggggggagagatgggCCCGGATGGGGCAGCCCCGTCTTGGGCCCTTCTCACCCCCCCAGTTGGCTTCGACAGGAAGTCGCCCAGCCCCCGCGCATACCTCTGGCTCAGCGGGCTGTGAGGGGGGGAGCTGGCCCACAACTCCTGCCAGGCCAGGGacgcccccccccggggcctggcaccccccccccccccagggcctggGTTAGCTCCGCTGCGGGGGTGAGCCGCACCCTGGGCGGGCTGGGTTAGCCCCTGGCTACCCAGGGGACAAGAGAGACAAGCCCAATCCGGAGGCAAggcaccccccccctccccgccacggTGCTGCTCCCACACGGGGGCGGGGTGTGAGGGGTCCCAGGACCCCGCAGCAGGGTTTCCACAAGcacccggacgcctgggttccatcccagcccccggggtgggcggggggaaggagcGGAGtcgggggtgggagccaggacgcctgggttctctgcaTTTGTTCCAGCCCCTCGCAAGGCTCCTTTCCAACCCGCCCTtggccccccggccccggccccagcccaggggctcAGGAACAGGTAAAAACCCAGagccaggtgtgtgggggggagacaaATCagctcctgcccccgcccccagcccagtgaTCACCCCTTCCCCCTCGCCCCCGCCTCGGGCCCGGCCAGCCCCCGGGGACAAAGACCCTCCCCTGTTCTCACCTCAGCCCCATTGTCCGCAGGTTTCTGTGAAACTCCCCCCCCGCTGGGCAGGCAGTTTCAGATGAAacggaggaggggggaggggagcagcgcGATCCCAGCCTTCCCCGTCCCCCATCCCCGAGAGCGGCCCCTTTGTCCCACAGCCGCGCCGCACACGTGGgctggttgggggcagggggtgggcatTGCCAGCCCCGCGGGTCTCTGTGCCCCCGGCCACAAACAGCAGCTCAGGCTCAAGCCCCGGTGTAGGGGGAAAGAATTTGGTCGTTTTaggcaggggaaactgaggcacgggagaCTGCTTGGGGCACACAGGtggagtagaacccaggaatcctaacGCCTGCTTCCCCCATGGTCCCACAAACACACTGCTGGACCAGAGCATGAAATAGGAGTCCTACCCCCGCAAcgcactagcccccactcccctttcAGGCCAaggggagaacccaggaatcctggctcccagcccccccaacccactagcccccactccccccggcccgagaacccaggagtcctggctcccagcccccccgctctacccattagccccccctcccctccccgagctggggagagaacccaggagtcccggctcccagcccccaccctcacTAACCTGTCTCTCCGCAGTAACTCTCGCCAAGGTCTGGCTCCCCCCCAGCACACGGCCTCCCTGGCGCAGTCCCACAAATTGCAACAACAAGCAGCGGGCAGGCACCTCCCTGGGGGGTTAAATACCGACCTCCCCCCCGCCGCCCACTCCCCGTGACATCACCCCCAGGTGAAACTCAGTCCACTTAGCACTGGCCGGATAATTCCCCCGCCCCTGTAAACAAAgagccagcccctctccctgcaacTGGCTCAAACTAACCacagccctgggccagcagcttgggggaggggaggccggactcctgggttcccttcccggctctgggaggggagtgggggctagtggtcagagcagggggcctgggagccaggactcctgggttctctccctggctctgggaggggagtgggggctagtggtcagagcaggggagctgggagccaggagttctGGATTGTAATTTCTCTCACTTCCCTTTTTCCCCCCAGGTTGAGTCACGGACTGGCCAGTTTCACTTCAGTTTCTGGTGAATTTCATCACTCCTGTTTCATGCACCATTCTTTGCCATAAGCAGGGGCTCAGGGAAGAGGGGTGTCAGAGCGGGGACTCATCCAGGAGCTAAGGGGGAAGGGAGCAAAGGGGGGGTGGTTCGTCCCAGGAGGGGGGTAGAACCCAGgtatcccagccccaccccctctaaCCCACTAGAGCCCCCCTTCCCTCGCTGAGgagagaccccaggagtcctggctcccaggccccacGCTCTGactcactagaccccactcccctcccagagctggggatagaacccaggagtcctggctcccaacccccctgctctaacccactagaccccgcaccccaaccagagccagggatggaacccaggagtcctggatcctgGCCCTTTCTTGTCAATGTACCAGCCAGGGTGTGTTCTATGGGAGACCCAAGCCAACAGCACCCCTCTGTGGCCAGAAGGGGAATTGATatcggggcgggagggggggcagggtaCAGGGGTGGGGTGTGAGCTTCCCTAGCCCCAcagtgaccctacaataacaggGGCTGTGGTGGATGCCCCATCACTGTCAAGTTTGACCTCGAGATGGGAGGTTTTGCTGAATGCTCTGCTCTGGCTCAAGCAGGAAAACTCGGGGCACCCCTGGGTCCTGCAGGTGCCATCGGCTGATCTGGGGCGGGGTCCCCCCTAAACTGAGAATCTGTGGCTCTGGGTCATTTGGGTTTGAGTTCCTGTgagtttattatttaaaaaaaaatccccaaacatttAAAGAGCTGGGACTTGGGAAAAAATCACCTCCATGTTCCTGTTCAAAACTCCCTTTTGGCTCCAAGGAGCCTGTGATTTTATCtggaaaaaatcccaaaccaaCCGGAATCAAAGCAAACCAGCTCCCGTGTTTGACTTGATGGGTCACAATTTCCGATCATTTTGTCtgcaaaaaatgaaaaacttttttcaaaatctcagtcCAGCAAAGATATGAGTTTTCGTTGGCAACCATTTTCCCCATTTGGAACTTTCCTTTAACTGTCCTGAAAGCGAAGCAAAACCGTGTACAAAATCCCAATTCAAAgcaaacattttggtttttgttttttgttttgcaaccCCGTTGCGTTTAAAAACGTCCTGTCATTTTACTTTAAACTCATTTCAGAAACgtttttaaaaagctggacaTCAAACCAGAACATTTTGATGGGGTTTTGTTTTAGGGTTTGATTCAACATGACTTCAGATcaataatttccttttatttcatttcggggggaaaaaaaccccagtgGCTTTGAAGAGCTCAGGATCAACAGAAAACGTTTCATTGAACCCCAAACGAATCTTTTTTGacttttttgatttgctgaaactTTTTCATTTACGGCATCACGTGAAATAGTTTGGTTCCCGATatttcaaaattgccagtgaaccaaaatatCCCTGATTCTTGCTGGCTCTTGGTAGCTCAGTGATCTCTCAGGCCCAGTTCCTCCGAGGTATTTAGCTGATCTGGAGCTCAGCGTATCCGATCATTGCAAGAGCTCTGACTTATTCTGGGCCTGCATCCAACTGTCTGTGCAGTGCTCAGCCTGGACTCTCCggctgggaagctcagccccTAAAGGCACAATTGTCCCCACAGTAGCATGAGAAGATGTGAAGTCTAGCTGGGGCCAGTGGGTTCTTTGGGTGAATGGAAGGAGAGGATGGTTGGTGGGTGACATGCCAGTTTTTCACCCAGAGTATTTTCCTCCCAGCTGTTCACCAGGCATCTGAGTCCACTGCGGGTTGCCAGAAATGGGAGGGGGAAGCTGAAGGAAGCCAACAGCAACTGGGATTCACGTTCAAAGAGAGTCATGGGCAAAGGGCAGCTGCTCATGGCTGCAGAAGGAAATCTGTGCAAATGCAGGGGGCTCCTGGACTACAACTCCTACAATGCAACAGGCTCCAGGCCAGGGtgtgctgggaaatgtagttcctACACAATCCCCCTCTACCTGCACCCCAAGACTCAATGTATTTCCAGGGAGCTCATGGGCCAGGTGAACTACAACTCCTGTCATGCTCCTGTAGGGCCGGTGGTTTTCAAACGGCGGGTTGTGACCAGTACCGGGTCGCGAAATGTCAGGCCCTGGGtcgcggcggctctggtcagctccaccgaccgggccgttaaaagtccgttGGCgatgctgcctggctaaggcaggctagttcctgcctgttctgacactgcgctgtgccccggaagcggccagcagcaggtccggctcctaggagggggggccatggggctccgcatgctgcctccgcccccagcactggctccgcactcccattggccagttctcagccaatgggagatgggggaggcggtgcctgtgggtgaggGCCACGTGGAGCCACTTgcacacctccacctaggagccagacctgctgctggccgcttttGGGGTGCAGCGTGGTCTGCGgtaccaggacaggcaggaagcctgcatCTGCACCCCCGCTGccccgctgactgggagccgcccgaggtaagcccgtgccctaatcccctgccccagccctgagccccccccaacccggagccccctcctgtaccccaaacccctcatccccggcttcatcccagagcctgctcccccagcccagagccctgatcccaactccctgccccagctcaaatccccctcccactccctgaacccctcattcctgcctgcagccctcacccccacaccccaaccctctgctccagcccagagcccctcccacaccccaaacccctcatccccagctccgttgggtcgtgGGCATCggcaattttcttcaactgggttgccaaaaaaaaagtttgagaacccctgctgtagggGACAAGCCAGAATTCTGTTGGCAGCTGAGCTTGTGTATACATCCAGCTGTGTTCATCAGCAGATCCTTTCATGCTCTGCCAGGTCTGGCCGAGGTTCGTTTatataaggtattttacacaccGGCCCCCTAGCAACCGAACGGTAAAATACACTGTTGTGTGTGGAGTTGGTGTAGCTGTGTTGCTCCCAGGACCTTAGAGAAACCGGGTGGATGAGGTGCCTCGCCTACATTATCTGTATAATGGTTTAACTTTCCATGCCGtctccccctttaagttctacattcctgCCATTTACGATATTTACACCATGTAAGCGTCTCTGAATCATAGTGGTTTGCTAATTCCATGACCTGAACGCATAACACCTGGGTCCTCTGGCTGGCCACTAGCTGCTGGCCATGGTCGGGTTGGAATCCCTGAGTCTTCTCCTTGTTCTGCATCCGccatctgtagagtttgctctgttgattgttctttctgaggaacaaactgtagatattaatggttaaaacaaacaaaaagaagtatttcttcacacaatgcactgtcaacctggggaactccttgccaaagggtgttgtgaaggccaagaccataacagggttcaaaaaagaactagataaattcatggaggatcggtccatcaatggctataagccaggatgggcagggagggtatccctagcctctgtttgccaggagctgggaatgggcgacagagaatggatcacttgatgattgccctgttctgttcatttcctctggggcacctggcactggccactgtcggaggacaggatactgggctagatggacccttggtctgatccagtagggccattcttatgttcttatgtttccaCTGAACTTTCTGCAGTCGGTCTCGATCACCTCCAATCTGGGTGCCAAACTAGTTTTCTTCacaacagctggagttgtccatcTTTTTCCACCACCCAGTTTGACATGAACAGGGTCACGAGGTTCTAGACTCGGCCATTCTCTGACTGACACCTGTTGTAAAAGTGTCCTTAAGGTCAATTAGCCTTTTTCTCTGATTTGGCTACTCTTTCTTCACGTCTGGCTATGTTGGAGATCGATTCTTTCCCAAAGTTGGGCCATTAGTTCTGAATCTGATTGGTCTCcccatcaggagttgtgctggactatAACCAGTAGCCTCTCCTAGTGATGGTCTGGAACTCAAAAGAGCAAGGACTGGATCTTCTTAGGTAACcctggtaaagcactggaatgggttacctagggatgtggtggaatctccttccttagagatttttaaggtcaggcttgacaaagccctggctgggatgatttagttggggttggtcctgctctgagcaggggattggattaggtgacctcctgaggtcccttccaaccctgatattctatgattctatgattactgtTGTAGGATTTTCTTGGTTGTCTGACGGCTCTCTCAGCCGTTCTGTTCACTTGCGGGTCACGTGGGCTGTAGCAGTATGACCAAAATCGTATTTCATCTGGAatttggctgcggttcccagccaccAGTTGTTCTGGAATGCAAAAGTGTGCTTCaatttctcaggtttcagagtaacagccgtgttagtctgtattcgcaaaaagaaaaggagtacttgtggcaccttagagactaaccaatttattagagcataagctttcgtgagctacagctcacttcctcagatgcatatcgtggaaactgttaaagtctgctgcagtttccacgatatgcatctgatgaagtgagctgtagctcacgaaagcttatgctctaataaattggttagtctctaaggtgccacaagtactccttttctttcttcaatttCTCAGGAACACTGGGACATGCCTTGGCTTTCAAGTCCACAATTTCTATGTATCTGGACAAATGGTCCACAGCCACCAGGTAATGATGTTCTCTGAATTCACATACAGCTACAGTTAATCTCTTTGAAGGTCTTTGTGAGACAAGCTGGATGAGGTATTATTtgttaatggaccaacttctgttggtggaagagacaagctttcaagctacacagagctcttcttcggggcAGGGAAAAGTACTCAGCATGTGACAGCAAATACAAgggggaacagattgtttagcataagcagttaacacatattgtatggaaccattcaaggtagagtggcctgttaacacctctgcagtcacaggacaaaggagggttagcgggttacagattgttgtaagaAGCCATGAAGCCAGTGTCTCTATCAAGActatgatttttagtatctagccaagttatgaatttaagctcccaggcgcgtcttttgaaggtgttgggCCAGTTTCCTTTCAGGACAAGGCCTGACAGGTCAGATATGGAGCAATCGTTTTGTCTGTCCACACGTGACAGCGTGTTTTTGTCTTTGAGCATTTTCCTgggtgagttcattcaagagcatagtgactGGTTTCACCCCGCAttgttgctattggggc comes from Lepidochelys kempii isolate rLepKem1 chromosome 6, rLepKem1.hap2, whole genome shotgun sequence and encodes:
- the LOC140912297 gene encoding claudin-4-like — encoded protein: MASAGLQILGMALSVVGWLGSIISCALPTWKVTAFIGNNIVTAQTIWEGLWMNCIVQSTGQMQCKVYDSMLALPQDLQAARALTVISVLLALLALLASVVGAKCTNCVEDEGAKARLMIVSGAVFVVSGILCLIPVCWSANTIIRDFYNPLVSEAQKRELGASLYVGWAAAALLVLGGALLCCSCPEKNPNYSARYTAAASQPRSDYPSKNYV